The Dehalococcoidia bacterium DNA window CGATCCCGATACGAAGGCGATCGTCATCTACTCCGAGCCCGGCGGCCCCATGGAGGCGCAGCTCGCGAAGTACGTGAAAGACAACAACTCGCGTCTGCCGATCGTCGCGTTCATGGCGGGACGCTTTATCGACGAAATGCCCGGCATGCGCTTCGGCCACGCCGGCACGATCGTCGAAGGCAAGGCCGACACGACGTCGGAGAAGATCGCCCGGATGCTCGACGCCGGCATCTCCGTCGCCGAGGAGATCCAGGACATACCGGACATGGTGAAGCAGCGACTGTCGGGGGTGCGCTAGATGGCGTCGAACGGTTCCGGCATGTTCATCCGGGTCGAAGTCGACGAGCCGCTCGCGTCGGATGCGGCGGCGGCGCAGCAACTCGCGGGCGTCTGCCCCGTTGACATTTACGCGGCGACCAACGGCCACGTCGAGATCGTCGAAGATAACCTCGACGAGTGCATCCTCTGCGGCCTCTGCCTCGAAGTCGGTCCGCAAGGCGCCGTGCGCGTCATCAAGCTGTACGACAACAACGCGCTGTTGACGAAAGCGTAACGACGTACATCGCACCCGCCCCCAGCAGCGATGTTGGATTGCGGATGCGCGAACCGGTTTAGGCAGCCTCGCGCCAAGCGCCAGTTCCCCTAGTATTGAGCACCATGGATCAGGACGCCGTCGCCGATGCGCCCGTGGCCGGAGAGGACGCCCCCGCAGCCGTGGCCACGCCTGCCGCGCTGCGCCCCTCGATCAGGCAGTACGGGATGCGGCCGCTCGTGATCCTCTTCATCCTCAACGGAGTCGACGAGTTCGATCGCGCAGTGCTTACCATCGCGCTCGACGACATTCGTCTGCACTTTGGGCTCTCGGACTTCACCGTCGGGCTACTGCCGCTTGCGGTCATCTTCATCACCGGCATCCTCTCGCTCCCGGTCGGAAATTGGGCCGATCACTACAGCCGCACGAAGATCCTTGCGGTCGGCGCGCTGGTGTGGGGAAGCGCCGGTCTCTTCGCGGCGGGCTCGCGCTCGTTCCTGCAACTCTTTTTCACGCGCGCGTTGCTGGGCGTTGGTCAGGGCACGATCGGCCCCACGCACCTGAGCCTCCTTTCGGACTACTACCCGCAGCACGTGCGTGGTCGCGTCATGAACTACTGGCGCTCGGCGAACGCCTTCGGTTCGATCGTGGGCGCGGTCGTTGGCGCCGGCATTGTCGCGGCGGTCGGCTGGCGCTGGGGATTCGCGGCCGCGGCGGTACCGGGTTTGCTCTTCGGACTCGTGGCGCTGACGCTGCGCGAGCCGAAGCGCGGTCAGGCCGAGTTGGACGAGGCCATCGTCGATAATCCAATGCTTGCCGGGTTCCTGCGCGAGCCAACTGACCGGAAGGGCTTCTTCGAGAGCCTGGGCACGATCCTCGCGACACGCACGCTCCGCTACATGATCCTGGCCAACGCGGCGATCGGCTTCACGCTGATCGGCGTTATCGTGTGGCTGCCGACGCTATTCGAGCGGCGGTACGGATTCGAGACGGAGGAGGCGGGCGCGATGTTCGGCGCGCTCGCGATCGCCGCGTTCCTTGGCCAGTGGTTTGCCGGCCCCTACGCCGACAACCGGCTGCATCGCGGCCTGGGCTATCTCGGACGCATGGGAGCGCTGTCCGTCGTCGTCCTTCTCGTGACGTGGACCGTGGCGTTCGCCATCCCGTACGCGCCAGTCACGCTGGCGATGCTGCTCGTCGGCGGCTTTGTCGCGTCCGTGACGTCGGGCGGACTCATTCCGATCGTCGCTGCGTGCTCGTCGCCGCGCATACGCAGTCAGTCGTTCGCCGCGTTCGGCCTGTCGCTCTCAGTGCTCGGCGCAGCCATGGCGCCGCTCGCGGTGGGCGGCGTATCGGAGCTGTTCCAGATGCGCGGCGTGGACGACGGCGACGCGCTGCGCTACTCGATGCTGCTGGCCACGGTCACCGTCGCGAGCGTCGGCGCGTGGTGGGTGTACGAGGCGAGCCGCAGCGCCGAAGACGACGCACGCCGCGCGGTCACCGAGTTTCTCGCCGAGAGCACCGGCGGCGGTGCGGCGGCGACGGACGGAACGCCGCAGGCCTGACGTCTGGAGGTTCTAGGCACCGACGCCGGTGGGGGAGTAATTCTGAAGACGACACGATACTTTGAAGAGCAGGTGCTGCGTAAACGGCCGTACTTGCGGCGGGAATGGTGTGAGCAGGTTCTCAACCGCCCGCTTCAGAAAGGAGGTTCAGCCCGATGGGCGAGTCCGCTACTGGGGTATGATTAGCGAGTTGGATGGGCGGACACTCCGGGTGGTGACGCTTGAAGACGGAGAGACCGTACATAACGCGTTCCCTGATCGCGGATTCAAACCACCAAGCGAGGCAGCAGAGTGAGGCTTCACTACTACGCAGAGACGGATTCGCTCTACATCGACCTCAGTTCGAAGCCCAGCAAGGAGTCGAACGAAATCGCGGACGGTATCGTCATTGACTTTGACGAAGACGGCAAGGTCGTTGGCATCGACATCGACCGTGCTTCGCGGATCTTGGATCTCAAGAAGCTGGAGATTGAGGGACTGCCTCTCGCAGCCACCTCTTAGCACTTGACAGCCCGACCGACTGACGGACTGAAAGACTGACCGACTGACGCCTAAATAAACACCGGGATCGGCTTCTTCTCTCGCTCTGCCACGCCGTCCGCGATCGCCGCTTCCGCTACTGCCTTCGCGACGTTCTTGAACACCGTCGGGTGAAACACGCTCGGGATGATGTATTCCGAGCTTAGTTCGTTCTTGCCGACCGCGGCCGCGATCGCCTCGGCGGCCTTCACCTTCATGTTCTCGGTGATGTGGCGCGCGCGCACGTCGAGCACGCCGCGGAACAGGCCGGGGAAGCACAGCACGTTGTTGATCTGGTTCGGGAAGTCCGAACGCCCCGTCGCCATCACGGCCACGTGCGGCCCCGCGATCTCCGGCCGAATCTCCGGATCCGGGTTCGCCATCGCCATCACGATCGGATCGCGGCTCATCTTCTTCAGGTCGTCGACGGTGATCATGTTCGGACCCGCCAGCCCGAGAAACAGGTCGGCGTCCTCCATCGCGTCGCTGACCGAGCCGCTCACGCCTTCGAGGTTCGTGTTGTCCGCGAACCACTCCTTCATGAAGTTCATGCCCTCGGTGCGGCCCTTGTAGATAATCCCCGTCCGGTCGCAGCCTATGATGTTCTTCACGCCGGCCGACATCAGGATCTTCGAGCACGCCACGCCCGCAGCGCCGACGCCCAACACGACGACCTTGATATCCGTCATGTTCTTCTTCACGATGCACAGTGCGTTCAGCGCCGCCGCCAGCACCACGACCGCCGTGCCGTGCTGGTCGTCGTGGAATACCGGAATGTCCAGTTCGGCCTTAAGGCGCTCCTCGATGTAGAAGCAGCGCGGCGCCGAGATATCCTCCAGGTTGATGCCCCCGAACCCGGGCGCAATCGCCTTCACGATCGCGACGATCTCGTCCTGATCCTTCGTGTCGAGGCAGATCGGCCACGCATCGACGCCGCCAAACGCCTTGAAGAGCATCGCCTTGCCTTCCATCACGGGCATCGCCGCTAATGGACCGAGGTCGCCGAGCCCGAGAATGGCGGTGCCGTCGCTGACGACGGCCACCGTGTTGCCCTTGATGGTCATCGAATAAGCGGCTTCCGGATCCTTATCGATCGCAAGGCACACGCGCGCGACGCCAGGTGTGTAGACCACGGACAGGTCGCGGCGGCTCGCCACCGGCACCTTGTTCGAAATCTCGATCTTGCCGCCGCGGTGGCTCAGGAACACCCGGTCCGAGACGCTCTTTATTGACACGCCCTTGATCTTCTTGACCTGGTCCACGATCTCGACCGCGTGCTCGCTGTCGCGTGCCTGCACGCTGATTTCGCGCACGATCGAGGTGCCCGTCGTCCGAATCACGTCAATATCGCCGAGATTCCCGCCGCAGTCGCCTACGGCCGCTGCGATCTGCGCCAGCATGCCCGGCTTATTGGGATACTGTGCCTGGAAGCTAAACGTGTACGACGCCGTGGGGACGTCGGCTGCGTGGCTGCCATTTCTGCTGCGGGCCATCTCGATGTTCCTCTCTCTGGGGCACATGCGTCGGGCAGCCTATTCTATGACTGGCCTGTGGTTATGGCTAGTTGACGATCCTCGCCGGTTCTCGTGCGTTGCTTGCACGTTTTCGCAACGAAGCGTACCGTCAACTGTCGCATCGATAGCAGCGATTGGAGATGTTCATGGCGGAGCCGCAGGCGGGACGCGTGACGGTGGAAGAGGGCGTAGTCTTCGGCACCGGCGGCGGCCGCGATCTGAAATGCGACGTGTACACGCCGCCGCAGCCCGGCCCGCGCCGGCCCGGCGTGCTGCTCGTGCACGGCGGTGGCTGGGTGCGCGGCGACCGTACGCAGTTGCGCGGCTACGGCATCCTGCTCGGGCGCCTCGGCTACGTGTGCGTCGCGACGGAGTACCGCCTGACAGGCGAGGCCAAGTGGCCGGCGCAGCTCCACGACGTCAAGGCGGCGCTGCGGTGGATGCGCGCGAACGCCGAGCGCCTCGGCGTCGATCCGGAGAAGATCGCGGTGTCCGGGAACTCTGCGGGCGCCCATCTTTCGCTGATGATCGCCGGCACGCAAAACATGCCGGCGTTCGAAGGCGACGGCGGTAACGCCGGCGTCAGCACGTCGGTCGCCGCATGCATCGCGTTCTACGCGCCCGTGCGCCTCGCCGAACTCTACGAACGCCGCGCCGATGCGTTTCTTCCCGCACTCTTCGCGCCCGACGCCACGCCGCAGACGATGGCTGGCGCTAGCCCGGATCGCCACGTCGCGAACAACTTTCCGCCGACGCTGCTGATCTCCGGCAACAAGGACCAGACCGTGAATTACCGCGAGAGCGTGCACATGTACCACGCGCTGATCGACGCGGGCGCCCGTGCCGAACTGCACCTCTACGAAGGCGCCCCGCACGCCTTCGACGCGCTACCGGACTTCGGGCGCCAGTGTGCATCGATCATGGCGCTCTTCCTCGACCGCGTGATGACGAACCCGCGCCCCGTCGCCGCGCCGCAGACGACGATGGCCGGGCGCACATGAACGTCACTCAGTGCATCGTCAACATCAACAGCGAGCAGCCGGAAGAACTCAAGCGCTTCTACCGCGACGTCGTCGGCCTGCCGCCGCACCCCGACGTCAACCGCGAGAGCACCTACATTGCCGGCGCGACCGAAGTCGTCATCGATGGCCACAGCGAGGTCCGCGGGCAGGCGCCGCAGCCACAGCGGATCATGATCAACCTGTTCGTCGATGACCTGACGAGCGATCAGCGCCGCCTCGAAGATCAAGGCGTCGCGTTCGTGCGCAGGGAAGGGCGTGAGTATTGGGGCGGCGTCATCTCGACGTTCTGTGATCCCGACGGCAACTATGTGCAGTTGATCGAGTTCCGCCCTGGTTGAGCCTGCGCAGCGTGCTAACCCGAATACGTCCAGCCCAGGTCGTCGTCACGTAGCGGCTTGCCATGACTGATCTGCCCGCCATCGACGACCCGCGCGACGATCAGCGTATGGTCGCCCGTAGGGATGCCGCCTTCCACCTCGCACTCGTACCATGCCAGCGCGTCACGCAGGATCGGACAGCCGGTGCTCATCGTCTTGTGCGGGACGCCGGCGAGCTTGTCGACCATCACCGGTTTGCCCTCGGCCGCCCGGCCGATGATCTTGCCGGGATCAGCAGGCTGCAAGAACGTCGCGACGAGTTCGTGGCTGTTCTCGCCCATGACGTTCACGCTGAACACGCGCTCCTCGCGGATGTTCGCCAGCGTCCGCGCGTCGTTCTCGACGGACAGCGCGACCATGCGCGGCTGGAAGGAGATTTGCATGAGCCAGTGCGCCGCCATGACGTTGAGGCCCATCGGCCCCTTCGAGCCGACGACATACATGCCGTAATTCATCATGTCCAGCGCAGGCTTCGCGTTCGAATCGGGCACTGCCGCTCCCTTCCAGGACGGACACGTCCTCGGATTGTAGCCACGTTGTCACCGTAAGTGCCGTCCGCACTGTGCTTGACAGGATCTCGGCACACCTCGATACTTAGGCACCACCGAAATAATGGCTCGAAGCCAATGAATGGGAGGAGCCATGTCCGACCAAACATCCCCGCCGTCAGCACCAGAAGAACCCAATCTGTTTGACGTGCCGATTTTCTCCGGCGATCCGTTTCCGCTGTTCAAGACACTCCGCGCGACGAACCCCGTTGTGAAGATCGGCGAAGGGTTCTGGGGCGTCACCAAGTACAACGACGTACTCAACATTCTGCGCGATCCCGACACGTTCTCGTCGCGCGTCGACGGGCGTTCCGTGCGCGGCGAAGCGCGTCCGCCCACCATCTTGTTCGATGACCCGCCGATCCACACGCGCATGCGTGGCCTGCTCACGAAGGCCTTCACGCCGCGCGTCGTCGAATTGCAGCGCGAGTTCATTCAGGAAAACTGCGACCGCCTGATCGACGCGATGCTGCTCCAGGAAGAACCGGACTACATCGAAGGTCTGTCGTATCCGCTGCCCGTCGGCGTCATCGCGAGCATGCTCGGCGTCGAAGACGGCGATCTCGCGACCTTCAAGCGCTGGTCCGATGCGATCATCCGCAACATCGGCGTCACGTTGTTCGATCCGGACAACAACGACCTCGAAGAGATCAATCTCGAGTTTGACGCGTACTTCCGCGAGCACATCGCCAGGGTGCGCGAACATCCCACCGACACGTTGTTGAGCGCGCTGGTCCACGCCGAGAGCGCGGAAGAGGGCCGTTTGTCGCTCGAAGATCTTCTCGTCGTGTCGCGCGTGTTGCTCGTGGCGGGGAACGAGACGACGACGGGGCTCATCATCAACTGCGCGCGCGTGCTCGCAGAATTCCCGGACGTGCTCGCTCGATTGAAGGCCGAACCGGAACTCACAGCGAGCTTCATCGAGGAGACGTTGCGCTATTACCCGCCGTTTCCCGCGACGATTCGCCGCACCACGCGCGACGTGGAACTGCGGGGCGTCACGATTCCGCAGGGCGAACGCATCCTGGCGCTGCTCGGTTCGGCGAACCGGGACGAAGAGGCCTTCGATCGCGCGGAGGAGTTCGTCATCGACCGCGACCCGAATCGCCACCTCGGATTCGGCATGGGGATTCACTACTGCCTCGGCGCGCCGCTCGCGCGTCTCGAAGGCCGGATCGCCATGCGCACGCTCATTCCGCGCATCAAGCGCCTTGAGATCATCGAAGAGGGGGAGGGCGGTGCGCTGCGACCGGGCGGCCCCGATTACATGAAGGTGCGCTTCGAGCTGGACGCGGCGGCGGCGCTCGTCTAGCGCGGCGCCAGCGCCCGCAGCATCTCGACGGACTGGCGCGCGCGCTCGTTGGGGTCAGCGGCTGTCGTGATGACGTTGATCACCGGTATCGTCACCCCCGCATCGACGTAGTCCTGCACCTTGCGACGGCACGTCGCCGCGTCTCCGTGTACCAGCAGTTCGTCGATGACGCTGCGCGGGATTGCCGCGGTCGCGGCTTTGCGGTCGCCGGCGCCCCAGGCGTCCCACATCGGCTGCAGCAGCGGACCTCGACCCAGCCATTCGTGGAATGCCGCGTATACGGGCACGTTCAGGTACGCCGCGATCGACCGCCGCCCGATGAAGTCGACCAGCGGCTCTTCCTCCGAAACGCACACGAAGATGCGGCAGGCGACTTCGACCTTCGACGGGTCGCGTCCGGCCTCCTCGGCGCCGCGTCGCGCTTCTGCGACGGCCTTCGGCACGTCGCCCGCCGACAGCCAGTTGATGATCACGCCATCCCCCACCGCTCCGCCCAGGCGCAGCATGCGCTTACGCAGCGCTGCGATGTACAGCGGCGGCGGCGCGACCAGGCGCCGCGACATCCGGAAGCCGTCCGCGCGCACCGTGTCGAGCGTCTCCGTCACCTTCTCGCCGGCAAACGCCTTGGTCAGCACGTTCGCGACGTCCCGCACCTTCCGATACGGAGCCTCGAACGGTACCCCGTTCCACCGCTCGACGATCACCGACGATCCCGACCCGATACCCAGCGCGAAGCGCCCCGGCGCCGCCTCCGCGACGCCCATCGCCGACATCGCCAGCGTCAGCGGTGTGCGTGTATACACGTTCGCGATCGCCGTGCCGAGTTGCATCTTCTCTGTCCAGGATGCGGCGAGCGCGAGCGGCGTAAAGCAGTCAACGCCGTCGATCTCGTACGACCATGCGTCGGTGTAGCCCAGCCGCTCGGCCTCCTGCAGCGCTTCTTTGTGCGCGTGCAGGGGCATGCCGTCGAAGGGGAAAGTAAATCCGTATCTGGCCATGACCGCCATCATCACCGAACCGCTCGCTGCGATCCAGCGGTAGCCCTCGCCGCGCGCTCCGGAGATACTGGTGCATCCGGCGAGCAGCGAAGACAGGGGCCCAAGTGGATATCTACAAGACCATCGTCACCAAGCGAGACACGCGTTCATTCACCGATAAGCCCATTGCCGATGAGACGCTGCGCCGCATCCTGCAGGCCGGGCGCATGGCCGGCAGTTCGAAGAACTCGCAGCCATGCCGCTTCATCGTCATCGACGAGCAGGCCGTGAAGGAAGAGGTCGCCAAGTGCGGCGACTTCGCCGCATGGATCCCCACCGCGCCGCTGCTCATCGCGATCGGTATCCCCGACGAAGGGCCGCGCGGCGAGTACGATGCCGGCCGCGCCTCCCAGAACATGATGGTCGCCGCCTGGGCGGAGCGCGTCAGCTCGTGCCCGGTCACCATGCACCACGTCGACTGCGCGCGCGATGCGCTCGGGATGCCTGCGAACTATCGTCTCGCCGTCGTGCTCGCGTTCGGCTATCGCTCGAAGCCGCAGAAGAGCGTCCCGGAGGCTGCGCGCCGCCCCTTCGACGAGTACGTGCATCGCAACCGCTGGTAGGGCGTGATCATCATCAGCGGCTGCGGCCGTTCCGGCACCAGCGCCGTCGCGCGCTTGTTGTATGACTCCGGCGTCTCCGTCGGACGCGACCTGATCCCGCCCGACGAAGGCAACGCCGAGGGTTACTACGAGGAGCGGGCCGTCGTCGAGCTCAACGACGAGATCGTTCAGACTGCGGGCCTCGGCGCCTTCTTCGCGACGGCTTCGCGCGAGCACATGCTTGCGTGCGCGCGGCCGCTCGTCGAGCGCATGCGCGAGCTTGCTGCGGAAGCGACGCCAGCCTGGAAGGACCCGCGCTTTTGCTGGACGCTCGAAGCCTGGCTGGACGCCTTCGACGCTGCGCCGCGCGTCGTCGTCTGCCTGCGCAATCCTTCCGAAGTCATCGCATCGACCATGCGCTATTTCGGCATGTCCAACGACGACGAGGGCCGGCGCGCCGTGGCACACGTCTGGCGCAGCGAAAACGAACGGCTCCTCGCGATCATCCAGGCCCACGCGCTCGAAGCCACATGCGTCGAGTACGACGATCTGCTCGCTGACCCGGCTGCCGTCGCCGCGCGGCTGGCTGCGTTCATCGGCCAGCCGTTGCGCGCGGCCGGGGTGCGCGCCGATCTGCGACACCATCGCGCCGCCCTGCCCGATGAGTTCGCGAATCTCTACGCCCGCGTCCGGGCTATCGGCGCCTAAGCAGGCTCCGTCTGCGCGTCACCCTCCGGGCGGCGTACCGTCAGCGTCAGCCCCCGCACCGACGTCACTTCGACTGGCGTGCCCTCGGAGATCGGCGCATCCTCGGCGATCGCCTTCCAGCGCTCGCCGTGGATGAACACGAAGCCCTCCGGATTCAAGTACGAACGCGCCAGCGCCCGCTGTCCGATCATCGCTTCGATGCCCATCGAAATGGGCAACTTCCGCATCCGGATGATCGCCATCATCACCATCAGGAAGAACGCGGCGAACACGACGCCCGTGACGACCACGAACCAGCGCGACACCTGGAACTCGGGCTGATCGCTCGTCGTCAGCAGCAGCCCGCCCGCGATCAGCGCGATCGCGCCGCCGATGCCGAATGCCCCAATCCCGGGCGCGATGAAGATTTCTCCGGCGAACAGTGCGAACGCCACCAGTATTAACGCCACGCCCGCCCAGTTCACGGGCAGCGTGCCAAGCGCGAAGAACGCAAGGATCAACATGATGATCCCGAACACGCCCGGCGCGAAGATCCCCGGATTGATCAGTTCGATCAGCAGACCCAGCCCACCAAGACTGAGCAGCAGGAACGCGATGTTCGGGTCGCTGAGTATCAGCAGGAATCGTTCGACGAACGTCATGTCATTCGACACGAGCGGTGCTTCGACGAGACCCGCGAGCGTCACCTCACTGCCGTCAACCTGCACTGTCCTGCCCTCGGCGGTCGTCAGCACCTCCGTCACGTCGCGCGCCACGAAGTCGACCACATTCAGCTTGACGGCTTCGTTCGCCGATACCGCCTCGCTGCTCCGCACCGCGTCCTCGGCCCAGTCGGCATTGCGGCCGCGCTCCTCCGCGATTGCGCGCGCGTACGCGGCGGCATCGTTCTCCACCTTCTCGCCGAGCGTGCCATCGATGTCGCCGCCACCCGCCGCCACCGGGTGCGCCGCGCCGATCCGCGTACTCGGCGCCATCGCGGCCACGTGAGCTGACATGGTGATGAACGTGCCCGCCGACGC harbors:
- a CDS encoding ferredoxin family protein produces the protein MASNGSGMFIRVEVDEPLASDAAAAQQLAGVCPVDIYAATNGHVEIVEDNLDECILCGLCLEVGPQGAVRVIKLYDNNALLTKA
- a CDS encoding MFS transporter translates to MDQDAVADAPVAGEDAPAAVATPAALRPSIRQYGMRPLVILFILNGVDEFDRAVLTIALDDIRLHFGLSDFTVGLLPLAVIFITGILSLPVGNWADHYSRTKILAVGALVWGSAGLFAAGSRSFLQLFFTRALLGVGQGTIGPTHLSLLSDYYPQHVRGRVMNYWRSANAFGSIVGAVVGAGIVAAVGWRWGFAAAAVPGLLFGLVALTLREPKRGQAELDEAIVDNPMLAGFLREPTDRKGFFESLGTILATRTLRYMILANAAIGFTLIGVIVWLPTLFERRYGFETEEAGAMFGALAIAAFLGQWFAGPYADNRLHRGLGYLGRMGALSVVVLLVTWTVAFAIPYAPVTLAMLLVGGFVASVTSGGLIPIVAACSSPRIRSQSFAAFGLSLSVLGAAMAPLAVGGVSELFQMRGVDDGDALRYSMLLATVTVASVGAWWVYEASRSAEDDARRAVTEFLAESTGGGAAATDGTPQA
- a CDS encoding DUF2283 domain-containing protein; the protein is MRLHYYAETDSLYIDLSSKPSKESNEIADGIVIDFDEDGKVVGIDIDRASRILDLKKLEIEGLPLAATS
- a CDS encoding NAD-dependent malic enzyme, which gives rise to MLAQIAAAVGDCGGNLGDIDVIRTTGTSIVREISVQARDSEHAVEIVDQVKKIKGVSIKSVSDRVFLSHRGGKIEISNKVPVASRRDLSVVYTPGVARVCLAIDKDPEAAYSMTIKGNTVAVVSDGTAILGLGDLGPLAAMPVMEGKAMLFKAFGGVDAWPICLDTKDQDEIVAIVKAIAPGFGGINLEDISAPRCFYIEERLKAELDIPVFHDDQHGTAVVVLAAALNALCIVKKNMTDIKVVVLGVGAAGVACSKILMSAGVKNIIGCDRTGIIYKGRTEGMNFMKEWFADNTNLEGVSGSVSDAMEDADLFLGLAGPNMITVDDLKKMSRDPIVMAMANPDPEIRPEIAGPHVAVMATGRSDFPNQINNVLCFPGLFRGVLDVRARHITENMKVKAAEAIAAAVGKNELSSEYIIPSVFHPTVFKNVAKAVAEAAIADGVAEREKKPIPVFI
- a CDS encoding alpha/beta hydrolase, translating into MAEPQAGRVTVEEGVVFGTGGGRDLKCDVYTPPQPGPRRPGVLLVHGGGWVRGDRTQLRGYGILLGRLGYVCVATEYRLTGEAKWPAQLHDVKAALRWMRANAERLGVDPEKIAVSGNSAGAHLSLMIAGTQNMPAFEGDGGNAGVSTSVAACIAFYAPVRLAELYERRADAFLPALFAPDATPQTMAGASPDRHVANNFPPTLLISGNKDQTVNYRESVHMYHALIDAGARAELHLYEGAPHAFDALPDFGRQCASIMALFLDRVMTNPRPVAAPQTTMAGRT
- a CDS encoding VOC family protein, which produces MNVTQCIVNINSEQPEELKRFYRDVVGLPPHPDVNRESTYIAGATEVVIDGHSEVRGQAPQPQRIMINLFVDDLTSDQRRLEDQGVAFVRREGREYWGGVISTFCDPDGNYVQLIEFRPG
- a CDS encoding flavin reductase family protein; this translates as MPDSNAKPALDMMNYGMYVVGSKGPMGLNVMAAHWLMQISFQPRMVALSVENDARTLANIREERVFSVNVMGENSHELVATFLQPADPGKIIGRAAEGKPVMVDKLAGVPHKTMSTGCPILRDALAWYECEVEGGIPTGDHTLIVARVVDGGQISHGKPLRDDDLGWTYSG
- a CDS encoding cytochrome P450 — encoded protein: MSDQTSPPSAPEEPNLFDVPIFSGDPFPLFKTLRATNPVVKIGEGFWGVTKYNDVLNILRDPDTFSSRVDGRSVRGEARPPTILFDDPPIHTRMRGLLTKAFTPRVVELQREFIQENCDRLIDAMLLQEEPDYIEGLSYPLPVGVIASMLGVEDGDLATFKRWSDAIIRNIGVTLFDPDNNDLEEINLEFDAYFREHIARVREHPTDTLLSALVHAESAEEGRLSLEDLLVVSRVLLVAGNETTTGLIINCARVLAEFPDVLARLKAEPELTASFIEETLRYYPPFPATIRRTTRDVELRGVTIPQGERILALLGSANRDEEAFDRAEEFVIDRDPNRHLGFGMGIHYCLGAPLARLEGRIAMRTLIPRIKRLEIIEEGEGGALRPGGPDYMKVRFELDAAAALV
- a CDS encoding LLM class F420-dependent oxidoreductase; the encoded protein is MARYGFTFPFDGMPLHAHKEALQEAERLGYTDAWSYEIDGVDCFTPLALAASWTEKMQLGTAIANVYTRTPLTLAMSAMGVAEAAPGRFALGIGSGSSVIVERWNGVPFEAPYRKVRDVANVLTKAFAGEKVTETLDTVRADGFRMSRRLVAPPPLYIAALRKRMLRLGGAVGDGVIINWLSAGDVPKAVAEARRGAEEAGRDPSKVEVACRIFVCVSEEEPLVDFIGRRSIAAYLNVPVYAAFHEWLGRGPLLQPMWDAWGAGDRKAATAAIPRSVIDELLVHGDAATCRRKVQDYVDAGVTIPVINVITTAADPNERARQSVEMLRALAPR
- a CDS encoding nitroreductase family protein encodes the protein MDIYKTIVTKRDTRSFTDKPIADETLRRILQAGRMAGSSKNSQPCRFIVIDEQAVKEEVAKCGDFAAWIPTAPLLIAIGIPDEGPRGEYDAGRASQNMMVAAWAERVSSCPVTMHHVDCARDALGMPANYRLAVVLAFGYRSKPQKSVPEAARRPFDEYVHRNRW
- a CDS encoding sulfotransferase yields the protein MIIISGCGRSGTSAVARLLYDSGVSVGRDLIPPDEGNAEGYYEERAVVELNDEIVQTAGLGAFFATASREHMLACARPLVERMRELAAEATPAWKDPRFCWTLEAWLDAFDAAPRVVVCLRNPSEVIASTMRYFGMSNDDEGRRAVAHVWRSENERLLAIIQAHALEATCVEYDDLLADPAAVAARLAAFIGQPLRAAGVRADLRHHRAALPDEFANLYARVRAIGA
- a CDS encoding nodulation protein NfeD, whose translation is MSLPLPRISLHLPPRRVRLAFALTFLLAGLLISCARSVDEREAVHVLTADAEVNPVLAGYIDRGIDEAERTDARAVVIKLDTPGGLVSSMQDIVKRIQSSDVPVIVFVSPAGGQAASAGTFITMSAHVAAMAPSTRIGAAHPVAAGGGDIDGTLGEKVENDAAAYARAIAEERGRNADWAEDAVRSSEAVSANEAVKLNVVDFVARDVTEVLTTAEGRTVQVDGSEVTLAGLVEAPLVSNDMTFVERFLLILSDPNIAFLLLSLGGLGLLIELINPGIFAPGVFGIIMLILAFFALGTLPVNWAGVALILVAFALFAGEIFIAPGIGAFGIGGAIALIAGGLLLTTSDQPEFQVSRWFVVVTGVVFAAFFLMVMMAIIRMRKLPISMGIEAMIGQRALARSYLNPEGFVFIHGERWKAIAEDAPISEGTPVEVTSVRGLTLTVRRPEGDAQTEPA